Below is a window of Pocillopora verrucosa isolate sample1 chromosome 6, ASM3666991v2, whole genome shotgun sequence DNA.
AGCTTCTGACTCGAACAATGGGCTAAGCTTAAGGAGAGTGAGCACACGTTAGTGATGTGCTTGCCAGAGACACGTATTGGCTCGGAAACAGAACCAAAATACTATCACACGTAATTAACATGCATGAGCAAGTGAACCTTTAATTTCTCTAAGAATATACTACTGTAGTTTCAAAGATAGATATAGACTACATCAGCTCAGTTTGCAACTAGTTAAATAACCTACAGATTTTACCACGTTTTTCATCGCcgagtttgaaaaaaaaaccactagCATgctgaatatgaaaaaaaattcttattttcagtCGTTATCATCAAGAGTTATCGCTGAAATTATCTGGCATCATTGTTCCCTGTAAGAAGAGCaagaaaacaaagtgaaaataattattagcAAAAAACGTACATAACTAACTTCACTAGCCACTACCAAGTAATTTTGGCTTAGTATCATTTTACAAGGTAGAGCCCTTGTAAAATAGGTAGAGCCCTTTCCCTTTTTATATCGTTTTTAGATAGTCTAAgataatctcgtacccagatcaTACCGTGTAACTGAACTGAACTTTAGACGCTTAGCCGTGGAAAATCTGGGTATGAGACTAAGACTAAGATAATACAAAAGCATCCATAATGTTCATATAAAGTTTCATTCGGGGTAACCGCCTATCGTTGGACTGGAACCAAGAGACTAATCTATATTAGTcgcggggaggggggggggggaagtaggaggattttggttgtgacACTATAAAATTTACCCgtttttccccccccccccccataaagttttgtaatattcttatgattccccTTCGCTGGCAGttaattagcagtcaattttcctCATTCACCCTTtgtactctgttggcgacgactgaccTTCCCTCTGTTCCTCCTATTGTGTATCAtatcttctttatttcaaattacatACTTGCTCTGATAAGACACAAGTACCTTGTACCATCTCACCTTACTCGCGTATTTTGTAAACGTAGTGAGCCCAGTGCTCCCCAGTCCCCTCCCAACAGTTCGTGGCCTGACCATATTTCATGAAATTCTTATCGTCAGAGACCCAACACTCTCCGTAGAACTGCACTGCAAAATACATTCTGCCTTCCGTTTTCGCCAACTCATAGCATCTCCGCACTGCAAAACAACGCGTCACTCAATAGGAAGACATTTGATGAAAGGTCCAGGAAAGGGGAAAAGGGATAGCGTGACATTATTGGCTCAAATTGACATTacaagctcgcgatcgtttatccgaccaGGTACGCCGTGCGCTGCCGTAAAAATCAGCGATAACAGCTTTATCGAAACATTTACCGAGAACATACTGAAAAAATTACACCTTTTCTGCAGGCTAGTGTAGGGAAGGAGAGGGGTAACTGGCGAAATTCAATAAGAATtgtgatgaaagaaaaaatttcgcatagaacgaaaaaaatattcacacTTAGAACGTGGTAAATTCATTCATTAACCGTCCAgaagtttttattatttttggatGTATTATGGCAAAAAATACTTACAAAATTTACTCGCTTTAAAATGTGGGTGACGAAGTTATGGGTCGATTGCTCATAGGGACTTTGCTCATGAGTTACTTTGTGACTGGAGAGAAACTCTAACCTTGATAATTTGatataaagtttttaaaacacaaaCCTGTTTTGCTCATGTCATACCAGTCGATTTCTCTACGAAGATTTTTTAGCCACTTCATAGTTCGTCCACCTCCAGGTCTGTCTTCCCAGCAACCCAAATTATGGTACGGCCCAAATTCATAAACAGCATTGTGTGACAATTTGCCCACACCTATCAAAGAGTTAGAGAGTCAACAGTCAAGATTAAGATACTCAGACTGTCAGGTAGTCAATCATACTGATCAATctggtcagtcaatcagtcggtcaattagtcagtcagccagtcggTTATTAAGTTGGTCAACCAGTCAGTTaataagtcagtcagccagtcaatcagttagtaagtcagccagtcagtcattTCGTATGGCAGTCAGCCAGTAAATCAATCACTCAATCGTTTAGTGAGTCGCCCGGCCGGTCAATCGGTCggtcagtcaataagtcagtcagccagtcagtcagtcaataagtcagttagtcagtcagtcagtcaataagtcagtcagccagtcagtcagtcaataagtcggttagccagtcagtcagtcagtcagtcagtcaataagtcggttagccagtcagtcagtcagtcagtcaataagtcagttagtcagtcagtagTCAGTACGTCAGCCAGTTAGTCAGtacgtcagtcagtcagtcagtcagtcagtcagtcaataagtcggttagccagtcagtcagtcagtcagtcaataagtcagttagtcagtcagtagTCAGTACGTCAGCCAGTTAGTCAGTACGTCAGCCAGTTAGTCAGTACGTCAGCCAGTTAGTCAGtacgtcagtcagtcagtcagtcagtcaataagtcagtcagtcagtcaataagtcagtcagtcagtcaataagtcagttagtcagtcagtagTCAGTACGTCAGCCAGTTAGTCAGTACGTCAGCCAGTTAGTCAGTACGTCAGCCGGTTAGTCAGTACGTCAGCCAGTTAGTCAGTACGTCAGCCAGTTAGTCAGTACGTCAGCCAGTTAGTCAATCGGTCTTTCAGTCAGTTAGTCCGCAGCCAGTGAGACATTCAGaccagttagtcagtcagtccatcagcAAGTCAGTCATTCCATCAGTTGGCTAGTCTTTCAGTAAGATAATCAGTCAGTTGTCATCATTGTCGAAATGtcactacaattttttttcacacctTATTGTAACCAAACAAATACCATCCTTTTGGAGTGTAGGGTGAGGTAAAGATACATATCACCAATGCTAGTAGGTTTTGGTCAATCAGTCAGCTAGACAATCAGCACATTGAAATCATGATCAGTTAATCAGTTAGTCGCTCACATAATCATCAGCCAGTAACAAATTTTATTACCGAAATCGCAGCCACTTTTTGCAGCTCTCATTTTCTTGTAGTCAGGATGACCTTGTTGCGAATAGCACTCGGCGAAATATTGTACACCAAATAGGTTGAAGTCTTTGCCACTAGAGATGGCGTCCCTTGCACACAGTAAAACATTTTCCCCAAGGTTATGCCAGTCGATTTTACCTCGATGGTTTGAGTAAAAGTCTGGCAAAATCCTGTTTCCTGGGTCGTCGATCCAGCAGCCGCTATACACCAACTCAGGGATTTCTTACAAAAATTAAGCATACAAACCAAACAGGAGAAATAGTTAATAGGGCGTGAAGCGATGCTCATTTTCGATTTCAGCTTCAATACAGTTTGTTATTCTTCGTCCTTTATTGAGTTTACGAGTTTAGCTTGAACGAACGCCTTCCAATAGAAAGAAAGGGCATCTCAGTTAAGTGTTGCAAAAATCTATACTTACATTAGTAGGACTTTGAATAAGAAGGGCAATCTGTCAAGGAAGCTAAGTggatgtttttattgttattttgcagactCTAGCTAAAGCAGGCCAAATTAAAACTTACCTTATTTTTTCTCAACGGTTCTGTTTAAATTCGTTGACTTCACTCTCTCAGTTAGAGTTATGGCTGGTCTTTGTATGCTCAGGAAGTTATTCATGATTAATTCATGTTCGTTTggaaaaattaatctttttttcatagtttgtttCGGTAGCCTGATTACTGAAAAGTTATAGAGGAGATTTGTTGTGATTCATAAACATACCCGGGTCGATACACCTTACTCCAGCGTCGTCTTTATGAGTACATTTACCGACCACACCCCAGCCGTCATTTGAACATTCCAGGATAGACTGCTCCGAGCCCTCGCACACCACATTTGACAAGTGGATCTGATACAAAAGTACGCAAAAAGCGATGAGGATGAATTTCGCTTTTAGCTGGGTAACTAACCCTTACTCTAACCCTAGGCATTGGGATTGGATACACGACATAACACACAAGTTGTGGACGTTCCGGTGCAGGATTGCAAGTGCATCAGTCAGCCACTGTTAGGGAATAAGCAACTACTTAGTGGGTGATTTTGCGTGCGCTTTAAGGCGAATCATGCTCCAGAAATCATCTAAATTCGATCCCCACGATTAAAAGTTGTTAATGAAAAAGTAGAGTTACCACGTTATAGATCCCAAGGAgtattcaatttttgtaaaattcaaaTGTGTAaaggaaaaacaggaaaaattcGGCTTTGCTCcacgccattttgaaaaaaaaataaaaatgataaaaatagagTAACCGGCCGCTAATGGGAAACCAAAAAAACgcatgtcacaaaaaaaaaaactgctgttTTAGTTAATACAAAAATATGTCATCATCTGAGTCAAGACTGCCGTTTTGAATAGCTTCCATTTCGTTTCTGTGCCTAGTAAAGCTGGTGATATTGTgatagaaattaagaaaaaggaaaaaacaagatAATTGCGTTCGACAAAGGAGAACGCATGCTACTCGTGTCGTTTTTATGGAAATCATTCTTTTTGGCTGGCGGACTTgctggctggctgactggctATGTGGCGCAAATAGTCTCGATCTCATGTACAAATGCATTCTTGGCCGCCTTAAGCTGAAGACACGGATTTTTTTTCTGCGCAATCAGTAcaataaaacaacttttactGGAGATCAAACACTTTACCACTCTTTGAATATTACTAGTATTAAGtgagataaaaagtaaaaaaaaaccctcttaCCGGACCAGAACCCTCTGAGTCATTATATGCTTTTTTAGTTGCGAATAACGCTCCACTGAACCCCAGTTCCTTGCAGACCACATCAGCGGCGTCATGTGACCAATTCTCATCACAAATTGTCCCCCACTGGCCATCATGGTACACCTCGATACGTCCTCCCCCTATGTCCTCCTCTGTAGTGATCAGGCGAACTCGATTTTCTGCAACGTGATAATGAAGTAGATATCCTTAGGGAAAGTCATTATTTGTGGACCGGAGgggaggattttttttttttggggggggagtcacatggttttcagggggaatgAGGAGAGGATCGGTCGTTGACAAGAGAGTAAAAAGGGGGGACTGGAGAAAACTGACTGccaattgagtgtcaaaaaaAGGGGAGATCACCTAGGGCGATAAATCATGAGTCTCTTCTAGTGTTTCTAAGTACTTTAAAACCCTTAAACCTTCGTTACTCTCTTAAAGTTCTTTCAAAGTCTTAAGATTTTTTCGGCCTTTTAAAGTCCTTTCAAAGTTTCTAGTTAGTAGACACCAATTGGGCATATAGGCACTTATAATGCTGGAGCCGCTCGTGTCGTTTCTGTCGCACGAATGGAGTCGAAGTAATTTTCTTTAGCTTAGATGGAATGCTGAAACAACCACGTCGTTCCCATGTTCCCTTCCTTCTCTCGTCGTCCTGCAAACCCTTGAGCGAGAGAGGGGAAGAAAGAAGAGACCCTGGGAAGAAGATTTTTCACCCAGCAAATTTTCCatattgtttgaaaaacaatatcGAGAATAAAGGTcaaatctttttcctttttttgagaattttacGTGATCAGTATTATGTAGTTAAGAAACACCACAAGTAAGGTCCATTACTTTCGATAACTAACCTATTTCAACGGATCCTTTGCTGCACACTGCGAGAGAAGAACGCAAAGAAATGCGTCAATCAGTTTTAGGTATTTTACACAGTTTCATACGATCAGCAGTAACAGTTTGATTATTCTTCCCTTTGTGATCAACTGTTCAACCCTCTTTCCCTCCAAATATcaatccgaaaaaaaaataattttcatgataCAAAGAAGAAGCAATCATGGGGtgaacaaaagggaaaaaactagGTTTTAACGAACGAAGAGATTTTGCCTTTAGTTGAGGCGTACTTTGTGGACTAAAACGGAGACTTTTGGCGggcttgaaatgttttttttcgttcagactgttttgttgtattttttgagatttaattttcttaacGCCCTCCAAAGTGATAATGATAGTAAAACAGTTTATGTTCTTAGGCATAAATTTGCTTTAGGCCTCTCTATGAGTCATATTTATGCTACGGACATAAATTCTACCGTATTATTTTCTGCTTGAGGCAAAAGCTTTTCCTTCTAAAAGTAACAGCGAGTGCACTCCGTtcgaaagaaaattaagatcAGTTGGCGCCGAGTGAAACAAGTTTGATATGACATTAGGTAAAACTGTCAATTAAGGAAGGAGAAATGTAAATAACGTTGGAGGACTGGGATCGGATGTTTCGTCAAACGATCGAGCTTGGGACACTATGGAAAGGAAATGATTTATCTATTAAAGGTGtgctttttgaatttttaatattttaatcaaaggtaaaaaaaaaactccttgaTTTTAAGGTCAAAGTTggggatgaaaagaaaaaatatcctaGGACTAGTCGgtaaatttcctttaagttaaTACTTATGTGCACGACAGTGAGGTTTACATTGCGTATTTGCACTTaactagagaaaaaaaaataataacgaGACTTCCTCATCTACTTAAAAAAGGGTGGGCGAAAATCTTCCCAGAGGGCACTTTCATTGAGGAACGAAAAGATACGTTGTGCTTCAACCTGTTTCGCATTCGATGCAACGTTAATCTATTAGCACAAACGGGTTGCTCgggaagaaaagaaattccGAAATCGCAGACTTGACCCTTATCAAATCATCTACTTTAGTGCCAGTGggtgaaaaaaattggaaagcaACC
It encodes the following:
- the LOC131797604 gene encoding uncharacterized protein, yielding MNFPWVFRSLLTVVTLTVCSKGSVEIENRVRLITTEEDIGGGRIEVYHDGQWGTICDENWSHDAADVVCKELGFSGALFATKKAYNDSEGSGPIHLSNVVCEGSEQSILECSNDGWGVVGKCTHKDDAGVRCIDPEIPELVYSGCWIDDPGNRILPDFYSNHRGKIDWHNLGENVLLCARDAISSGKDFNLFGVQYFAECYSQQGHPDYKKMRAAKSGCDFGVGKLSHNAVYEFGPYHNLGCWEDRPGGGRTMKWLKNLRREIDWYDMSKTVRRCYELAKTEGRMYFAVQFYGECWVSDDKNFMKYGQATNCWEGTGEHWAHYVYKIRE